gaaagggtttgtggtgaggaatggcaaaaagatatatccggcaaaaagttaaggatgttaataagaagcaaataatttcattagtcaaaatcaatttaacagaaaacaaacgtttaattaaagagtacataataaatgtatgatactttgatcctgactaaagaatttattttgattgggatatgcttactgtaataagcttagcttttaaaattaaatgcagttaattgaaatatgagcttgaagtttaactggaatgaaatgttgtctttgagtggtttggcaccaggtgttgctgttttacatgtacatttgaacttaaaagatcagatgtccttaagagaacacaggtaagatattttgaacatggctgagggcaaggtttgtgcagtcacaacttaacatgttgaaggtttgaacatttaaaaaaaaaaaagggaatggaaatatatatatctatatatagatatatgtatatatttatttttttagggggtgggggtgcaggggaacgggagaggaaacaaaatttcacatgttgattataaatattgattgaaaattaaaaatgaaaaaaaaaaaaaggtaaaagggtgaagttggaggggggAGTGGGGGACGGGGCGGGGGGGGAgacagaggatgcatgatcagtggtgggcatgactgggtggagaagtgaggtgggggaatggtacaacttggaaggtttgaaaaaaatctaaaataacaaatgaaaaaaaaattttgggatgggggtggggagtggggttgggagggggagggggtgtgaccaaggcaagtgggtgaccaggtgtgggtgcgcaacttcacatgtttataataaatgtaagaaaagaatgaaagaaatttaatgaaattctgccaaatggtaagtttgttatgtacaaatatgtggatttttagacaattaaagggcaataactctgaagttacaaaaagaaatccgtacaaaattgtctgtgcacaaccacattatagtgctctaaattctgttaaagtttcatagttctaggtcaaatatatcaaaagttatgatgcagaaattggcatatctatagatctatagtaccctatatagttaacactagaaacttctaagggccataactctggtgttacttgggcaatctgtctgaaacttgatgggccccataacctcatagtggtgaacatgtatatgaagtttgtttggaaaaaatctaaaataaggaatgaatttttctttttttttttttttttgggggggggggggggggggggggggggggggggggggatggggtgATCAAgctaagggggtgaccaggtgtgggtacacaacttcacatgtttacaataaatgttcatggaaaagaatgaaagaaatttaatgaaattctaccaaatggtaagtttgttatgtacaaatatgtggatttttatacaattaaagggcaataactcttaatttacaaataaatccaaatgaaattgtgtgtacacaaccacattatggtgatctaaattctgtttaagtttcatagttctaggtaaaatatatcaaaagttatgatgcagaaattgccatatttatagtaccctatatagttaacactagaaacttctaagggccataactctggtgttacttgggcaatctgactgaaacttgacgggccgcaagaactcattgaggtgaacacgtatatgaagttttaaataaatattcccaaccatttcctagatatggctccggacggacggaaagacggaaggacggacggacggacggaaagacggacggaaggacggacggacggacggacggacaacgccaaaactatatccctccgactttcgtcgggggataacaatacCATAACTATGTAAAcacaaaatctaaatgtttgtGCAAGTAAACACTGTTGAATATTAGGTTAGAAATTTTATATCCttcataaataatatataactatCCACTTGTACTCCTACACATAAAAAAACTTGCAGCTATTTTAACAAATGACTGTAACTACACAACAGTTGTGAATGTAGCTGTACATAATGTTGAATGCATATGATACATGTGGATcttatacatttaaagttttatcttACTACAagacattttattaaatgttgagcattgtatatctttaaatttcagatcaatatttcctataactataaaatcaaactttttttcaagGCATTTAAAGATTTCTAAACTTTGGGTCagatttgcatcatttttcacagAGAGAATAAAACCTTtgagaaaatgtcagattttataGTTTGATAGGTAAGGTGAAGTAAATAGTAACCCAATGTGGGCAAGACTGTCATCTCAAACGACAGACTACAGAGTGCCATTTTTTTATCCATAAAACAAAAAAGGGATACCAGGCTCAGAATGCAAGCTTGTCACAGTTTTATTTCAAGACTGAGCACAGAGTCAACAAACCAGGGTCTGGTTTCACAGTTATAAACCTGGATTACAAAACCAGTCTAAAATACAGCCCTGTGATTGGTTAATTTCAAGTTTATGCTCAGAaccaaccaatcagatgctgatGTTTCCAGACTGGAATCCATGCTTAGTTTTATTACCTGGGCAATTAATAACCTAATTTGTAAATTACAAAACTAGTCTAAAGTACAGCCCTGTGATTGGTTAATTTCAAGTTTatgctcagaaacaaccaatcagatgttgATGTTTCCAGACTGGAATCCCAGCTTAGTTTTATTACCTGGACAATTCATAACCTACTTTGTAAACAACAAGATAGCATCCAGTATTAAGAGATTTGATGAAGCACTAGgactaaaaatgttttaaaaataaagcataaaaaaatcaataaagtaaCAAATACACAACACAAGTTATTCATATGTAACACTAttgtaaacatgtaaaaaaaatgaaagacatattttcatatagTATGAATAATCTATTTCAaacatcttgaatttgtttaaggcAATCATTAAAACATCACCTTTAAATGGTACTACCTTTTACTCGAATAAATTCTTAAATATGTACATAATACAATGCACATTTTTATAATATAGTATGCATGTGATAGACTGACAAAATACAAGTTACAATTACTGTTGATTCGGTAATCTTTTTATAGGATTTATTTTGTGATTTCAAAGTTTGAGACCTTATCTGTGGTGTTAAGAGTTCCCGAAATATGACAGTTTGTGTATTAAAACATGATGCAGGTTATTTTTCACGAGTATATTGAAATTGTGAGTACCACTATTTTCAAATATGAGCAAAAATATTTCGTTATGtaatcaatttcttttctttgtaaAGTTTCAGTTAAAGATATTTAATCAAATCTTCTCCATAAAACTTGATATGGCAAGAGAACTGGTACCATTATACCCTGTGTGTATGTTCTGACATGGAAcaaatttgctaaatataaattaaaatctcAGAAAACATATACCGGTATATGGAACAAAACAATCCCTGTTTAATGTCCTTCCCTGTTCTAGGCAAAATACTTGTTTCACAAAAATAAGGGAAATTCTTCatgttgtaaacatttctttgtgagtacatatttattatactgaaatttggtGTACTGTAACTTCTTTGTGAGTACATATTACACTGAAATTTGGTGTACTGTAACTTCTTTGTGAGTACATATTACACTGAAATTTGGTGTACTGTAACTTCTTTGTGAGTACATATTACACTGAAATTTGGTGTACTGTAACTTCTTTGTGAGTACATATTATACCGAAATTTGGTGTACTGTAACTTCTTTGTGAGTACATATTATACCGAAATTTGGTGTACTGTAACTTCTTTGTGAGTACATATTATACCGAAATTTGGTGTACTGTTACTGTAGATATAATGTATAATCAGATATTTTTACCAGGCTAAAAGTTTGCTATTTCTAAAATCATAAATAGTCTGCATAAAAAGATACTAGCTGGACTCTTTATAACAATAATAGCAATTTCAAAGTTCACTGTATCTATTTTTGGTAAACAGCCACTTagcaaatatagtgaaaataaatcCCTGACGAAAAACCGACTTTAGAgtacatttatacatgttttgttaaatttttcttAGAGTACAAAGCAAAATTAAAATTGGCAAATATGTTacacaaatttagaaaaaaatgaatacaggCCTAGTTCACAATCCATAAAGTCCTACGATATaccatagatacccatgtataatgcgcacccgtgtataatgcgcacccccgatcttagtccaaaatccaggggaaaaaaaaaaaaaaaaaaaaaatgatggtcaattttgaggtggatggaaaacgaaagtagagtttacatcgacaccggtaataaattttatctccgcggcggagagcagcatcggtctcgcggtactacctatttttgttttctcgaaaataaaaccagtaaattattgttatatttgttgttttaccttttttaattcactattttgaataaataaatagcagctgattcaaaatttcggaatggtatctttcaaaatgacatgagcttctcaatttaaactgataacaaaaggtgtgatagtctttttgtcacgatcataaagccagtaattaccggcaattaacgtgtcacctcgtgtcaattatgttgttcacagtttgatctcggttaaagataattctcgatctttaattagtaacataatttttgtgatttataaacatttctttcgtcaaaatacttttaaatttatatgaaattaatttttttgaaagaaaaataaacaattcgatcttttacggaacgtaacggcaatcttagattttagcggagacagtaagcgcggggagtagtttccctttaccaaaatggcgaacatcggtaacaaacttgttttgaagttggaaaattgtctatacctgtgtattatgcgcacccacgattcgggggtggtcccgggggtcaaacaagaggaccatgatggtcctgaatcgctcacctgtcccaacatgacccagttttgaactgagtatgacgtcgtttttttctattatttgacatagtgacctagtttttgagctcatgtgacccagttttgaacctgacctagatatcatcaagatgaacattcagaccaactttcatacagatcccatgaaaaatatggcctctagagaggtcacaaggttttttcattatttgacatactgacctagttattgatggcacgtgacccagtttcaaacttgacctagatatcatcaagatgaacattctgaccaattttcatgaagatccattcaaaagtatggcctctagagaggtcacaagctttttctatttttagacctaatgacctagtttttgaccgcagctgacccagtttcgaaattggtctagatatcatcaagatgaacattcagaccaactttcatacagatcccatgaaaaatatggcctctagagaggtcacaaggtttttctattatttgacctactgacctagtttttgacggcacatgacccagtttcaaacttgacctagatatcatcaaggtgaacattctgaccaattttcatgaagatcttgtgaaaaatatggcctctagagaggtcacaaggtttttctatttttagacctactgacctagtttttaaccacagttgacccagtttcgaacttggcctagatatcatcaagatgaacattcagaccaaccttcatacagttcccatgaaaaacatggcttctagagaggtcacaaggttcttttattatttgacctactgacctagttattgacggcacgtgacccagtttcaaacttgacctagatatcatcaaggtgaacattctgactaattttcatgaagatccattcaaaagtatgacctctagagaggtcacaaggtttttctatttttagacctaatgacctagtttttgaccgcagctgatccagtttcgaacttggcctagatatcatcaagatgaacattcagaccaactttcatacagatcccatgaaaaatatggcctctagagaagtcacaaggtttttctattatttgacctactgacctagtttttgacggcatgtgacccagtttcgaacttgacctagatatcatcaaggtgaacattctgaccaattttcatgaagatgttgtgaaaaatatggcctctagagaggtcacaaggtttttctatttttagacctactgacctagtttttgaccgcacgtgacccagtttcgaacttgacctagatatcatcaagatgaacattctgaccaattttcatgaagatcccatgaaaaatgtgacctctagagaggtcacaagcaaaagtttacgcacggacggacgcacggacgcacggacgcacggacgacggacgacggacgctgcacgatcacaaaagctcacactgtcactttgtgacatgtgagctaaaaactgcgcattatacatgggtatctacggtatatgCACAACcactataaaaagaatattgagCTAATGGCCATAGACCTCAATGTATAACTGTATCTCATTTAACCAAAATTACTTAGGGTAACCAACCCATCAACAAATAGATGACATTTTGATGTCTGGAGAACCAgttttttttggtatcatttgaaaaagtTGTGTCTGTTGTACAAGAACTAGTAAATAAGTAGACCATAATAGCACatgaatcactacagtcatgttttttgactgcgaaatgataaatcttacactgtaataactggatttctgttgaagtatcattgaaaactataaagtaaaaaaatgaaaattctgtaacatatttttgtcatgtaatttatatattctttttgagtacacaatacactttcaaatgataccaagaTATATGAGCTTATCAGGcaccaatatttgatatattttaatagcaatgTTACataaaacttgcttatttgtggaccgaATAccttaagtaaatattttatcataaaactgttttgaaaatCATGTTGATTTGAGTTTTACAGTGCACCAATACAGTGCCTATTACATagcaccaaacaggactaaaaattttggtttcacatcatTTACTCAAGTTgtggaatcaaaacttttatacctgctggaaacacagagatacagcaaaaaCAAGTGTTCAGACCCTGCTAGTAATCTCCTACCATCATGCAACAGTACGGTTAGATAGTGATTAAAATTCTTTACAAACACAAGTTGTCCTAAAACCACTTAGGATTTAGCTAAAAtccaagaaaataaaacaaaaagataaaagttaTTAAATAAGAGTGTAACAGCTGTAATCAGTAAATTTTAAGGCagaactaaaactgtgcactaAAATTTGATGTCTGACTGCCATTTATGCAAATTACTTCCATGTTTACATGGTTAGATCTTAAGGACACAAAACGTTATGTCACAGAAGTTCTTCAACATTtgcagttataaaaaaaaaaaatatatccaacaCCATGCATATTTACTATGTACaggttttttatatataaaattttgagttaaaaaatgaactacaaaaaaaaatgaagaccTCGTTTTTTAGATGAGGATTCAAACATGACAcacattttaaacaactttaaaatcATTACACATATATAATGCTGTCAGTTGGGAATCTTACACCCTTGAAATAAAACCAATGCTCAGAATTTACATCAAGTCTAGTGTCACAAACATCTGTTAAAGAGATATTTAATTTATTGGATTAATTTTTTGTATGCCTAGAACTGCTGAAGCTTATTAGTTCATGCCCTTCAGTATTGGAGGTAATAAAGgtattatttttattgaaaaatcaagCGGAAAAAGGTAGTATAATAGACAATGGTTTCTAAAAATACagagaaatattacatttttgattTCTAGCAGACTTAAGAGATTAAAGTATAAAAATGTGAAAGCGTAGCCCAAAGTGACAGTAATgtcaatatttagaaaaaaaacaacttttgttcTTTCCATCATATTAAGTATTTAAATTACACTTTCAACAGTACGCTGAAGTTTTAAAGCAATCAGCAGCACTCATACAACCGATATCTTTTCTTACAAACTTCCAATAACTTACAATGGAATCTCGAAcagcaatatttattttgggtgTGTTAAGTCATTTTGATATGTGTATTTGTGTTAAAAACTTCATTAACATAGATATTTTCAATTCTTTTCATCCTAAAGAACCAATCTATATCATTTACTAATGagtagtaataaaaagtttatCAGCTATGTACTGAGTTTGTATGTTTTAGGTTTAGCACTGTtgtacaacagtatttcagttatgaaacagaggggagttaacctaactagtgtttctggtttctgtaccagtacaaacctgttctttccaagtaactgccaacttctccacataaatcagaagtggaggacaaaATTACTTCTGACACATATGTCTTCTAACACactgtcacggagaacatatgccttgccCGGGGATATAACTCACAACCTTGTGATCCGTAGatttgcgctctccctattgagctagctATGCACTAAGAAAAATGTACTTGTTCTATTGCATATTAATACTGCCATCCTAACCAATTATCTCGACTACTGAACTTGTGtgtatttctcgatacaaagctaataagcTATAGATGTGACAATGAACCCAATGAAAGgaatatagaataaaatacatattaaattttatatgaaacagtgTTAAAATACATACAGTCAAATGACATTTAAAAAAGCATAGATCATTTACTGACcctcttaataaaatctttcactTACAAGGCATAGCACAGTGGACACAACCTTGATTCATTAGATGGTAAATTGATCTATCACACACTTACATAATTAAAACATCTAATTTGACAATGAAGCATGTAATGAACAAGTGAGTCAATTTCAGCAGTTAAAAAGGTTaggtaataatttttaaaacaattctcaCTACTGTAGTCACTGGATAAAAATAAGCTTGAACAGTAAATATGCAAATAGACATTTCTCAAAATCACAAAAATCAGATCAACAGATAATAACCCTCACtccatttcagtaaaaaaaaaaaaaaaacataaaaagaaattttactgGACTAGCTCTATTTGAAGCAAGGTTACTTAAATTGCAACAAAGAACACAAAAATTACATACATGTTAAAACTAAATGggttaaaaaaatgtataatacagAGTCTAGCAGTAATATTATTAAAGGAAATATATGGTTGtatgtttgaaatacataaaacCATCAAGTACACTGGAAAAAAAAATCCCACTGTCAGAATTTGATCACTATTGCACCTGCAGTTTAGTACACACAAGTTCACCTACAAaaacccacttttaaatttgacaaaTTGGTTTCTATGGCAATTTTCTTGTATGAGATTGTTACGCACATTCTATACATATATGCAAttgcattaaataaaaaaaagaagctAAATTTGTTAAAACATCCTATCTAGAACAACACTTAACAATGACCAAAAGCCATACAGTCAGTACGACCTTTATAAGGTCTTCAACAAATTAGAATGTTTTGCGTAGTTGGAAGGAATGAGCACTAATTAAAAGCTAATGCGTAGGCGGAATTCACTCGTGCAACGTATCTATCTAATATtgcaacaaatgaaaaaaatacatatattgtctCATTTCAAAGACTGATTAACCTCATCCACTCTATCTTCTTACACTTGACAATCTAAACTGACTAAACtagatatttttctatattcTAAATGCATTTTTCACAACCTTGAGTCTAAAAGAAAGGCACATGTCTTGCATTTTTCATATATCTTCTCTTAACTGTGAGTACGGTGGcaacttattttttccttttgacTGAGACTCATAAAATTGCATGTCATCGTGCTGGCGTTCCAGTTCATCATCCGGAATGGCGCTGAAATTCACATCATCATGATCCTCTTTAAACTCGATCGTCCAGAATGGCTTGTTTTTAGGGAAGTTATGGCTGCGTTTGTACACAATAAAGCCAACGATTCCCGACAGGAGAACAATCGTACCGACGACAATGGCGGCAATGATGCCGGCAGCTGGTGGTTTCGGACTCGTGTTTTTCTCAGCTGTggatgataaagaaatgtgtataCTAGAGAATATTTTAGTAAAACTTGCTTTTGTTCTTCACATGTAAACCTTGTAGAATATTGCAATAATACCTATTTAATAgggaaaaaagttaaaatgtgttgttaaaaacattttccaaTTCCATAGGAATTTTCTGTGTGTGAGTGTAAATATTTATCTGcaaatgttgaataaaataatttaaactgaTAATCTGATATAATTTTATGTTGTTTAATATAGACTTCTGTGTATTCACTCAACTTCCCCCAAGGCATCATTTGAGGAATTGTCAAATAAAGTTGAACCAACAACCTTCCataagacagctggatggcttcctcttaACACAAGTGAagcaaggctcaaacccacagAGGTAacaggcaagtgatttaaagtcagtgatAGTAACCACATAGCAACAGAGACCATGAGAGAGATAATATACTTTCAATTatcattttaagttaaaaacaagaagctgcgtgcAATAATAGCTTGATGCCCCccgtggcatccttgtcgatacaaagctccctaagtccaaaacgaggtcaagttcaaggtcaaactgaggtcaggtgatgtctgaagatgaggaatggtcacaggttacatctgcattagtatcaagtcattctagtaaggggtattgatgctagatgaaacggtcccatttggttaaccaagagatggcccatataaagcaacctaagtccaaaatgaagtcaaagtcaaactgaggtcagatgatgtctgaagatgaggaatggtcacaggttacatctgcattagtatcaagtcattctagtaaggggtattgatgctagacgaaacggtcccatttggttaacctcgtactgacggacgaatgaacgaacgaacagacaggacaatcactatatgcctcccgcatcagtaatGCCGGGGACATAAAAACAAACTCTTAAAGTATAAAAATTTGTTACTATAGACATTTTTTGACCTTCAACATTAATCATTTAGTCATgttacaaatatgcaaatatacTTACATATAGGCGTACATGGAATATGTTTTAATGGATCACCTTGGAACCCGTCCAAACACCTGTCACATTTTTCTCCGGTTGTATT
The genomic region above belongs to Mercenaria mercenaria strain notata unplaced genomic scaffold, MADL_Memer_1 contig_944, whole genome shotgun sequence and contains:
- the LOC128555017 gene encoding multiple epidermal growth factor-like domains protein 9 codes for the protein EGYLHCTTCREGYTGNLCHHCANGYYRDHAAAPSKCIKCQGCHDITPGLICDPFTGKCLNCHYNTTGEKCDRCLDGFQGDPLKHIPCTPISEKNTSPKPPAAGIIAAIVVGTIVLLSGIVGFIVYKRSHNFPKNKPFWTIEFKEDHDDVNFSAIPDDELERQHDDMQFYESQSKGKNKLPPYSQLREDI